In Spirochaetaceae bacterium, the following are encoded in one genomic region:
- a CDS encoding DUF192 domain-containing protein — MGCGSDDGRVRLTVGGEAFDVELATTAEQRRQGLMFREQLGEREGMLFVFDEEQTVSFWMRDTPLPLSIAFIDARGVIVHVADMVPYSEAPVPSRYPVRYALEVNKGALERAGIEVGDLVELPDRLR, encoded by the coding sequence GTGGGGTGCGGGTCCGACGACGGCCGCGTCCGCCTGACGGTGGGCGGGGAGGCGTTCGATGTCGAACTGGCTACCACTGCCGAGCAGCGCCGGCAGGGACTGATGTTTCGCGAGCAGCTCGGTGAGCGCGAGGGGATGCTGTTCGTGTTCGACGAGGAGCAGACCGTCTCGTTCTGGATGCGCGACACCCCGCTGCCGCTGTCGATCGCGTTCATCGACGCGCGCGGCGTGATCGTGCACGTGGCCGACATGGTACCTTACTCGGAGGCTCCGGTCCCGTCTCGGTATCCGGTTCGCTATGCCCTGGAAGTGAACAAGGGCGCACTGGAGCGCGCCGGAATCGAGGTCGGCGACTTGGTCGAGCTGCCCGACCGACTCCGGTGA
- the xseB gene encoding exodeoxyribonuclease VII small subunit: MATFEERLLRLEQIGETLRHGNQPIDQAMELFEEGVQLARTLERELAKIDRRIEIVVSEPDHADSAPVLAPFADDSPSPGGAS, from the coding sequence ATGGCAACCTTTGAAGAACGCCTGCTGCGGCTGGAACAGATCGGCGAAACCTTGCGGCACGGCAACCAGCCGATCGATCAGGCCATGGAACTGTTTGAAGAGGGCGTACAGCTCGCCAGGACGCTCGAGCGCGAACTGGCCAAGATCGACCGCCGCATCGAGATCGTGGTGAGCGAGCCGGACCACGCAGACTCAGCCCCGGTGCTCGCACCGTTCGCCGACGACAGCCCCAGTCCCGGCGGGGCTTCGTAG
- the xseA gene encoding exodeoxyribonuclease VII large subunit, translating to MRRWPQGPHDGRPNSAQRIAAERPLRTAPGTASVSSDRRPLTVGELTRYVRRLLEDRFFDVLVEGEVSGFRPSSTGHYYFNLIDREATLGVALFKNRHHLLSFVPADGMLVRIRGAISVYGKRGSYQLIAETIERAGEGNLLAILERRKRALAAQGLFAEDRKQRLPLLPRRVALVTSPTGAAVRDVLRVLGRRNAGVDLIILPTPVQGPDAAARIAKCIRAADRWQLGDVIIVTRGGGSLEDLLPFSDAAVVQAIAAAGTPVISAVGHEVDVALSDLAADHRAPTPSAAAEVVAASRGELHRRVAGLRNTIGLAMERRARQHRATVDRFAPEQLARSMRLLTHPVRQRLDEARGEILQATNATAGTLRHRLELASRSVAVASPRAVLERGFALVTAVADGSYVTAARQVRRGEQVRVQFHRGALHASVTETEAETEQATNGNL from the coding sequence ATGAGGAGATGGCCGCAAGGACCGCACGACGGGCGTCCCAATTCCGCGCAGCGCATCGCTGCGGAGCGGCCGCTGCGCACCGCGCCCGGCACCGCGTCCGTCAGCAGTGACCGGCGCCCGCTCACGGTCGGCGAGTTGACCCGCTACGTGCGGCGCCTGCTGGAGGACCGCTTCTTCGATGTCCTGGTCGAGGGGGAGGTGAGCGGCTTCCGTCCGTCGAGCACCGGCCACTACTACTTCAACCTGATCGACCGCGAGGCAACCCTGGGCGTCGCCCTGTTCAAGAACCGCCACCACCTGCTGAGCTTCGTGCCGGCGGACGGCATGCTGGTGCGGATCCGCGGCGCAATCTCGGTGTACGGCAAGCGCGGCAGCTACCAGCTCATCGCCGAGACCATCGAACGCGCCGGAGAAGGCAACCTGCTGGCCATTCTGGAGCGGCGCAAGCGCGCGCTCGCGGCGCAGGGCCTGTTTGCCGAGGATCGCAAGCAGCGGCTCCCCCTGCTGCCGCGGCGCGTGGCCCTGGTGACCTCGCCCACCGGGGCCGCCGTCCGCGACGTGCTGCGCGTGCTCGGCCGCCGCAATGCCGGCGTCGACCTGATCATTCTGCCGACGCCGGTACAGGGACCGGACGCCGCCGCCCGCATTGCAAAGTGCATTCGCGCCGCCGACCGCTGGCAGCTCGGTGACGTGATCATCGTAACTCGCGGCGGCGGCTCGCTGGAGGACCTCCTGCCGTTCTCCGACGCGGCCGTGGTACAGGCCATCGCCGCGGCCGGCACACCGGTCATCTCCGCGGTCGGCCACGAGGTGGACGTGGCGCTGAGCGATCTCGCCGCCGATCACCGTGCCCCCACCCCGTCCGCCGCCGCCGAAGTGGTCGCTGCCTCGCGCGGCGAACTGCATCGACGGGTCGCGGGCCTGCGCAACACAATCGGCCTGGCGATGGAACGGCGCGCGCGACAGCATCGGGCAACCGTGGACCGATTCGCGCCGGAGCAACTGGCGCGCAGCATGCGCCTGCTCACCCACCCGGTACGGCAGCGCCTCGACGAAGCGCGCGGCGAGATCCTCCAGGCGACCAACGCCACGGCCGGCACGTTGCGCCACCGGCTGGAATTGGCCAGCCGCAGCGTGGCCGTGGCCTCGCCGCGTGCGGTGTTGGAGCGCGGCTTCGCACTGGTCACCGCGGTGGCCGACGGCAGTTATGTGACCGCGGCGCGACAGGTGCGCCGTGGCGAACAGGTGCGCGTGCAGTTCCACCGCGGCGCCCTGCACGCCTCGGTAACCGAGACAGAAGCGGAGACGGAACAGGCAACGAATGGCAACCTTTGA